The region taacatattcgttaacaagcaaatatttacgaacaaaaaataattacacaaaatatctacaaatctgaaaggcgtctctgcgaatcacgaggtaccgtcccaggcgtgttctcgcccacCGGCTATTGCtgcgcaatgaatggtgtagcgggcgaaggtgtagcgacagtggagtgctggctcagctgtcgtccaacaggcgacaacgtaccaaccgttgtcgaattacctgcaaataatatagacaattaaaatatataatattacttgcaaaattaaaggggtaatgaaaacaaattgaaattaattttgtcctatacacaatataaaccatacctgcagatgcactaccaacggacgacgtactacctacgtgtgcaggagaagactgattaccaacacatggtgctggtactgccatggaggacatgaagacctccatctctcgcaagcgctgctctatgccgtcgaactgttgcacgcgctgctccaaacggtcattcctcgctcgctcagcatgtagctccgcttgcatctcttccatcttccgagactgttcggcccaatcccgagacgtcccctgagatggtcccccctgtgaccgaggcctatatgaaaaacatgtccctcgaacaggtgtgacgttcgggccaacctgccgaaccctccctgcatactcaggcctcccaatcgcctgttcgtaagcgtcgttcggtgcccaatgcaccgtgtctgcggagacgctttgcgtggcggctggatcactggctaaactctgcgtcatcctctcctgtacgtcgtcaacatgaaaaagtcatatattgaataatgacatatcacacataatttaaaaatattagtaaactaaatcagtagcatacgcataagacccgtgtacggtcgttcaggaaagtgccgtccttctttgtgtgggtcttcacgaacgacgcggcgcgagtggggggcgtgccagatgtacatgcctgtcgtcatgcagttgacatatataacaaacagatagcgataaaaatagtttaaagaaaaagaaaaagaaaaacaattaccaacaaatattaaaaacataaacatatatatttaattacctcctcgtgattaaatctggcataacttttagatcccgcacaatggggtaggtcattccgctcccgcaacctcttcatccgttcagaggttgcctacgcattgaacatgaaagtaaacatgtaacaattgacacatttaaattaaaactaaaattaaatgaactgttattaaaaaatagttgacaattttttggcctacatacgattttatgctctctgcaccaatctctcagcaggaattctacatcttctgcatcatactgctcaaaaaatttctccggcattctcgcacggatactctcgggcgtgtcaccgtctccaattcctagttgggttttgaacctcgacttccacgagcggtgcttacgtccaatatcattccacgcctcctgttgtgccctgcgcatgtcaactgatacaggtagatagaactcctcctgcacatttcaatcaaagcattataggtttaaaaacttcaacctaaacattaagctcaagtttaattcaaataaataattaaattatattcataaacataccatcagtgcgttccacattgcctgcttaatctgcctatttaccctcgcccattcgtcctgcatgtgtatgtaggacccactcctgatcatcttgcccacttcccgccgaaaacgattgcaggctcgtcctacaggttgtatagcagcattgtactgcaatacaaccttcttcccccttgggagcacccagtttctcgctgggtcgtcaatcacctcataataaatggtcccgtctgggttgtaccctaatgaaaaaatatattcaacattaatttaattggttaacactaaataacacacacacacacacatatataaacaaaatgtaatcaaatagttatttttttccaaaccaaaaaaaatattttggtaacataatatgagttttaaggatgtctacatatgtacttacccatcaatcGAATCTGCCCAGTCCCTATGTGCtgcgtcgctgggtcgcctgcaacctcctcgccaacctctccggctggtggaggatgctgatcatcatctgaatccataccctgggggctaccgggggccaactgatcggtacccaacatcgcaacgtcctcctcatgggtagtctggctcccccccacatctggcatctgactctcaccggaaagcggcatctgactctcaccggaaagcggcatctggctctcaccaggtaACGGCATCTGcctctctacatgccccgggccctgactcgcccccgatgctggcatctgtctcggccccaaaatctggccctgcatcgccgcctgtgccggtatctgtcccaaccccacagccagcatctgcatctccccggtctgtgacagtggaaatctacaatcctgcgtctcactatcagggttacacgtcataggtcgactatacgtatacggaaagtagggcgcataaccctgtgaccccaccccctcttgcacccaccatcgataggcgttacccggttgggtgaaccctaactgagataatgtcggcggctccgacaatggagagttGCCAactccagctgtgctggtctgcccgtgatctgacgtgggcacgaccaccatacccggcaacaatggtctataagccccgtctgggtggggtggccacgccgcagtatatactggagtcgaatcagtgggcgtggtcatggggggcacgggtgggcgaggtgcccgatatgcataaggatggcgtccctggtccatcaatacctgcgaataaatgtagacaaattaattagaatattttttgtaatatatttttaatgaatatgcaaattatacaacgaaatttgcatataataatagAAACCCTTAttcagttcaagcgaattgtacaaacaatttatatatcagtcaagtgtgttgagttcaagctaattatactcacaagaaatacatcaatcattgtatcacgggagcttcaatcggatcaatatcgggcctgtcgtactcgaattcatcattcgtatcaggtaggtcatcagtggctagtacgagcggtacgcactcatggtaggttgtaccatcctcattactcccatccccctggccaacgtcgtacacgttgcgcggtttggtcctaaccgcacaaacccaatttaagaaagtgtaggaatctttttttgtaaggatttaggattagggtttagggttttcgtttttttttttcgaaagtgtagtaagtttttattttttttaaagggtttagggttttattttattctttttataagagtttagggtttgttagggtttagggtttagcagtttaggttttttttagaaagtgtaggatttttttttagggcttagggtttagggtttagggtaagggtttttttttagaacgtataggattcaaagtttatttaagggtttattattgtgttggttttatggttatgattttaggatataaagtttatatatgcatatgagagaaattttagtttttttttttttgagtttttttatccgaagataccaaattcttcttataaatctgtagtctcttcacatgaatagttaacgttaaaaatggaagataaaaaacaaattcgtcgcaattgatgatttatgacgtttgttttaaggttttttttacgaatatgattgtaaatggtggacagtggaatatttgtttttttgtttttttttttcccgaaaataccacaatttatatatattagtagcacaatttattttccccacaatttatatatattcatagcacaatatgttgattataattttgtattttaattttactttgccattattgctcacgatcatatttttataaaattaagatgatagcggatattttttctttttgccacttcataaaaataccaaaattcacaatagcacattaaatccatagtagcacactaaaatatatctcaaatatcctcacatcaagagttttttttaaaaaaaaattaaatataatcaccAATAAATTCCATATTTCCATATTCCATATTTTCCATATTTCCACCAACTAGACAATgattcagtaataaaaaatcagtaataaaaaatctacaagtatatattccatatttccacaaactagacaatgaaaaaaattatacaaatatcacaaaaaaaattaataaaatatacaaacttatagcaaaaaattcaaaacaaaaataaaaataactcacagtgatttttgtagtgcaagcttgtacgtgtacctggaatttttgacagaaaaaaaaaaaaaaaaattaaagctcaaAATGTTAGAACAGATATGCActgtaaaccgagagagagagagagagagagagagagagagagagagagagagagattgagaagatgagtgagagtgagaggaagTGGAGGGAATACCTTGAACGGACGCGAGGGCTGTGGTGGGCGGGGGACAGTGGcgagagctgagagagagagagagctagagagagagagagagagagagagagagagagggccggTACCGGACAGTACTGGCCGGAACGGGAGGTGAGAGAgctagggagagcgagagagagggagggtcgcCGGCAGAGAGCACCGGAATGGGCTGTCGTCGCCGGCCAGAGCTctacggagagagagagagagagagagagagagagagagatagagtgagagagagagagatttacgtaagaaatgggtagcttcctctggaagctacccatttcttttatataaattaaatataaaatttaaaatttaaaatatatttaaaaagtatataatttgaataatatataatttaaatataatttatatcctAAGATTGGCCAGGTGGtgcgcgggagaactcccgcgcgccacctggccaatcaattggacacgtgtacgtagtacacgtgcccaattggggacgtgtatgtaaatacacgtctccaaatgtcattttttttatttttttttaatatattatatatatatatatttaatatattatatatattttatataaacccatgcaacccataacgtgtatgcactgcatgtactgcatgtacacattgctaaaccctaagacctaaaactaaaacataaactataaattaaaactaaatataaaccctaaatttaaatcatgacactaagtataagtatatatactatactaccataaccctaagtatatgtactatatattattttgaattttaaaatggcgGCGCGCGGGAGACGTGTAAgtaaaatacacgtcccccattgtagaaattgtatgtaattaaaaaaaaaataattttatatatatatatatatatatatatatatatatatatatatatatatatatataatttaacaacgtaaaaaattgttagggtttagggttttagtttcttagggtttagggtttaaggttaggatttttgtttttagtgttacgaattttttttttagaaagtctaggatatttttgtttaagggtttatggtttagggtttaaggttaggattttagtttttagtgttagggtttctttttttagaaagtgtaggttttttttttcttagggtttagggtttagggttcgttatggtttaaggttagggtttggttttagaaattgtaggattttttttattttttttatttttttttaaggatataggattagggtttagggtttagggttttactttcttagggtttagggtttaagtttatgatttttgtttttagtgttaggaaaaaaaatttaacaaagtgtaggatatttttgtttaagggtttagggtttaaggttaggaattttgtttcagtgttagggtttcttaatttagaaagtgtagggtaattatttttttagggtatagggtttaaggtttaaggttaggaattttgtttttagtgttagagtttctttttttagaaagtgtaggatatttttgtttaagggtttagggtttagggtttagggtttaaggttaggaattttgttttagtgttagggtttcttttttttgaaagtgtatgatattttgtttttttagggtatagggtttaaggtttaaggtttttgaattttgtttttagtgttagggtttctttttttagaaagtgtacgatatttttggggtttagggtttagggtttaaggttaggacttttgtttttagggtttagggttagggttagggtttttagggtttgaaagtgtaggaattttttattttttagggtttaggatttaaggtttggggtttagggtaagggtttttttttaagaacgtgtacgattcagagtttatttaagggtttattattgtgttggttttatggttatgattttaggatataaagttttgggatacagtttttgttttgttttaagagttgaatgttctttatttaaaaaacaaaaacaaatacggGTTTAGggtatttcttctttttataaaaagggtttattgttccgtgtttagggttagggtgttaggggatattttttaaaaaaatggtttagggttagggttagggtttttgttttgttatagggtttgggcacgtgtactgagtacacgtgtccaatccgggacgtgtatttaaatacacgtcccgaaatgtatttgcatgcataaaaaaaaaaaatatatatatatatatataatttaaccacataaaaaaaaaatataaacccatgcagcctgaaatgtatataccgtacatatagctaaataaaaaataaaaattaaaacctaaccataaaattaaactctaaccctaagtgcatagactatatatagctataaactacaatcctaattaatggtacgtattgtatatagtcataaaccctaaccctaatcctcgtgatttaatatatatatttaaaagtatacaataataacacatgaaaaatatattgacattattattcataaaatgtaaaatcaattaaatcataacccatagctttaagtgtatatattatatatacctatacaacataaaaccctaaccctaagtgtatatactatatatagcgataaaccttaaccctaagtatatactatatatagctataaaccctaaccctaagtgtatatactatatatagcgataaaccctaaccctaagtatgtatactatatatagctataaatcataagtttaagtgtatatactatatatatcggttttatttaattttgaactgctcatgatttaatatatatatatatatttaaaagtgtacaataatgaaacgtgaaaaatatattgacattattattcattaaacgtaaaatcaattaaattataattcatagccctaagtgtatatattatatatacctataaaccctaaaacccaaaccgtaagtgtatatactatatatatcgataaaccataatcctaagtatatatactatatataggtataaaccctagccctaagtgtatatactatatatagctataaaccctaaccctaagggtatgtactatatatagccataaaccctaaatgtatatatgtactatatgagggactaaactataagtatttaattcattatgtagcgcagaattctaaaaataattgcaattactatatatagccataaataaaaaggttactgtatataatttctaaaccgtttacatgcatgcatatctatatatatagtattaattataggttttttaactttgttatgtttaatttttttttttttgtttctaaacgtagatggtgtacaaaactaaaccctaatttgaactatttggtttaattagatatatagcaccaaatttggttaattatgtatatagtacaatatagtatactatatacatataaataaagaacctaaaaagtataaatttcaaatataaaatttacatatagcatatacttttcaaacttaattttatgtgtataagttatgtacaccgtattttcaaagatttgtatgattaataagataatgagtttaattttttttttttaattttaaaaaattaatacaacactgattttttttttaatgtttattttggcaaaaaataccaatttgccacgtgtaaaaatacacgtgtgcaagtggacacgagtataaaatactcgtgtcaaactggacacgtgtcttaatacacgtgtgcaagtggacacgagtataaaatactcgtgtcaaactggacacgtgtcttattacacgtgtccagttcgacacgagtattttatactcgtgtccaaatggacacgtgtaataagacacgtgtccagtttgacacgagtattttatactcgtgtccacttgcacacgcgtataaaatacacgtgtccaattggacacgtgtatttcatacgcATGTCCATTTTTGACGcttgcacaatttgacacgtgtcacttgtgacacgtgtcaaatttgacgcgtgtctacagtaacgggtactgtagacacgtgtcaaactgcagcgatttttgtagtgaatcaAAGAGGAGGCCCCGGTGGAGGAAAAAGAATTACTTGTGAAATAAACTGGTGGAAGCTGCTTTACTTGGTACTTGCGTAATGAATCAGAAGCAACATGAGATGAAGTGGAAACAATGATGTGTGTACTGATAGACAATGACCAATTAactaaaagaagaacaagacaAAAGCAAAATAATGATGTTATCCGTTGTCTCTTAAGGTTTAAGTAAGCTTCTAATAATGTCATCATGAAGCTTTGGACAAAAATTGGttaatttttgacaaaaagtttGGAAGATTGCTTAAGTAATTACTAATCATAATCCATAGCCATGAATTGATGATACACTTCACTTTTGGTacttaaaagatgaagaatgtACTTTTGGTAAGTTCTATGTTAAACTACATTATTAAGGTAGGTCTTAAGATACGAAAATGTTCGGAATACTGTAGTTTTTACTATAATTCTGTATAAGTTCACATTTTACAGAAGAGAAAAATATCACACAAACTCTCAAGTTTACACTTCTAAATACTCGCTCTCTGACATGATCGTgcaaattactattgaattcaAACTCTAACGGTGTTCCATttaaaattcaatgataatttgtACTGATACGTCAGTGAGCAAGTATTTGGAAGAGTAAACTTGAGAGTTCGTGTATCGTTTCTCTTTTACGGAAATGAATATTACGTTGAGTGTTATGTAGTAGTTCATATTTTACTATTTGACGTGATAAATCTCATGTGAATTACCACATaaattgtaaataaaataacactCATTATAATCATTGCCTGCTCCACCATTGAATGTTTATCCTTAACGTTACGGaatgttgaaaaagaaaaaagaaaaaagaaaaagaatataaaatatgcaatcttAATTTAGTACGTTAAACCTTAAAGTCAAGAAATGTAATATATTGTGCCGTCTATAGCCCGGAATCTTGAATTGCAGTGGCGGCCGTGGAACAGCTTAAACAAAGCAACACAAACTAATAATATAGTGTCCTAGATTTGACAtaccaaaaataattaattccaAACTTcgaaattttctttcaaattgatgGAAAAGAAATTCATTCAATCCAgttattaaattgttatttgttcttAATTATAgcatgtaattaattttttttttttatttaaaaaaagcatttaattagttttgattgttaatgtatttttgaagtgtatttttttttggtttaaaaaaggtgttgtgtatatatatatataagggttttGTGTTTAGGttgttttctaatatttttgttttgacaaGAGAGAATCAAAGATAGAAAACATAACTTTTAACAAACAGAGTATGTTTAAGGATATaagtcagttttttttttttgaaaagatagAAATCTTTATTGAAAAATCTTCAATTACCTACGGGCAAAAGCTCCCTAGTTACAATACCACAGATATAagttagatttcaaccaaaattctATTTATAACACATAAAATAACCTCTTTAGTTATGGTATGAGCGGCCTTATTCGCATCCCGCTtgatatttcaatttttcaacatcTCAGCTGACTCAACCCCATTTTAATACTATCCACAATAAGGACATATGTCAGTTAATAGATTGAATTGTCCGAATTTCCTTCTAACCAATGagttataaattattatattgtCTATTCAAATAggatataaattattatttcattgaTAAGATGGGGACAGACGTGAACCCTAATTAGTGATATCATTTTCCccttttgtaataaattttcaattgtttgAACTTGAAAGAGAAACATTAAAACAACCCACAAGACACGGTTTCTCTTTAATGTAAGGGAGCTGACTTCATGGGAACCCCCTTAAGTCTTAACCATTCAGCAAGAATTAATAATAGGACATATCATTGTGTCCCCCTACGTCGTTCCTCAACCCTAATGTCCCACCACTAGATGATCTGCTTAAATCCCTTGATGTGAAATAGGGAATTATTCAACGGTGTAGATCTGAGGAGGAGGCTATAGCGTAGTGGACCCCATCACAAAGTACTCTAGGAAAAGTTCAACTATGTCCGGGC is a window of Alnus glutinosa chromosome 4, dhAlnGlut1.1, whole genome shotgun sequence DNA encoding:
- the LOC133866345 gene encoding uncharacterized protein LOC133866345 codes for the protein MIRSGSYIHMQDEWARVNRQIKQAMWNALMEEFYLPVSVDMRRAQQEAWNDIGRKHRSWKSRFKTQLGIGDGDTPESIRARMPEKFFEQYDAEDVEFLLRDWCREHKIATSERMKRLRERNDLPHCAGSKSYARFNHEEACTSGTPPTRAASFVKTHTKKDGTFLNDRTRVLCERMTQSLASDPAATQSVSADTVHWAPNDAYEQAIGRPEYAGRVRQVGPNVTPVRGTCFSYRPRSQGGPSQGTSRDWAEQSRKMEEMQAELHAERARNDRLEQRVQQFDGIEQRLREMEVFMSSMAVPAPCVGNQSSPAHVGSTSSVGSASAGNSTTVGTLSPVGRQLSQHSTVATPSPATPFIAQQ